From Bradyrhizobium erythrophlei:
CGGCGCGAACGCGCAGCCCTTCGGCAAGTTTGTCAGCGAGGGCACCATGCCGGGAATCTCGGTCAGGCGGACATCGGTGTTCGCGCCGGGCAAGGGCACGGTCGGGATCGAGGCCATCAGGCCGCGCGTATAGGGGTGTCTCGGATTGGCGAACAGGGTTTCGACATCCGCCTCCTCGACCTTCCTGCCGGCATACATCACGATGACGCGCTGCGCGGTCTGGGCGACCACGCCGAGGTCGTGCGTGATCAGGATCAATCCCATGCCGAGCTGCTTCTGCAGGTCGAGCACCAGCGCCAGGATCTGAGCCTGGATGGTGACGTCGAGCGCGGTGGTCGGCTCGTCGGCGATCAGGAGCGCCGGCCGGCAGGCAAGCGCCATCGCGATCATCGCGCGCTGGCGCATGCCGCCGGAAAGCTGATGCGGATATTCGCTCGCGCGCCGCTCGGGCTCGGGGATCCTGACCAGCCGCAGCATCCTGACGGCCTGCTCCCACGCTTCCTTCTTTGTCATCTCTTGATGCAGCCGCACCGCTTCGGTGATCTGGTCGCCGATCCGCATCACCGGGTTGAGCGAGGTCATCGGCTCCTGGAAGATCATCGAAATTCGGTTGCCGCGAACCTCGCGCATCGCGTTCTCGTCCAGCGCGAGCAGGTCGGTCCCTTCGAGCATGATCGAGCCGCCGACGATCCGCCCCGGTGGATCGGGCACCAGCCGCAAGATCGACAACGCGGTCACGCTCTTGCCGCAGCCGGATTCGCCGACGATCGCCAGCGTCTCGCCGCGGCGGACATGGAATGAAACGTCGTCGACCGCTTTGAACAGCCCGGAATTCGTGAAGAATACCGTCTGCAGGTTCTTCACGTCGAGAACCGTCGCTTCCATGGCTGGCTCGCTCATCAGCCGCGCTGCCTCGGATCGAGGATGTCGCGCAGTGCGTCGCCGAACAGATTTGTGCCGAAGACTGCGAGGCTGATGGCGATGCCGGGGAAAATCACCAGCCACGGCGCGGTGCGGACATATTCCGCAGCCGATTCCGACAGCATCCGGCCCCAGGACGGATAGGGCTCGGGAATGCCGAGGCCGAGGAACGACAGCGAGGCTTCGGTGAGAATGGTGGAGCCGAGCTGGGCGGTGGCGAGCACGATCAGCGGCGCCAGCGTATTGGGCAGGACATGGCGCAGCGCGATCCGCGTCTCGCTCATGCCGATCGACTTGGCGGCTTCGACGAAGGGAAGCTCGCGCAGCGCCAGCGTGTTGGCGCGGATGACGCGGGCCACCGTCGGGATCAAGGGAATGGCGATCGCGATGATCACGTTGGGAAGTGTTGGCCCCAGCGCCGCCGTCATGATCAGCGCCAACACCAACAACGGCAGCGCCTGCAGGATATCGGTGACCCGCTGGAACACCAGATCGACCCAGCCGGAGAGATAACCCGACGCGAGACCGATGGTGACGCCGAACAGCGAGCCGAGCGCGGTCGAGCCGATACCGACCGCAAGCGAGATGCGCGCGCCGTGGATGATGCGGCTCCAGACGTCGCGGCCGAAGGAATCGGTCCCCATCCAGTGCCGCCAATCGGGATGGGCGAGTGCGTGCGCCGAATCGACGCTGAGCGGATCGTAGCGGCAGATCAGGTCGGCGAACCCCGCCGCCCACACGAACAGCAGCATGAAGAACAGGCCGATCGTGCCCAGCATGTGGCGCTGCGCGAGGAAGACGAGCCTGCGCCAGCCCTGCGTCGCGTTGGCGCCGGCGCGTCTTAACTCGTTATCGTAATTGATCGCGGCCAAGTCGCCTCCTAGTCCGTGTACCTGATCCGGGGATCGACCAGTGCATAGAGCATATCGACCGTGAAGTTCGCGAGCACGACGACCACCGCGATCAGCATCACCAGGTTCTGCACGATCGGATAGTCGCGCCAGCGGATCGCCTCGACCAGGAAGCGGGCAACGCCGGGGATATTGAAGACGGTTTCGGTAACGATCAGGCCGCCGATCAGGAACGCCGCCTCGATGCCGATCACGGTGATCACGGGCAGGATGGCGTTCTTCAGCGCATGGCGATAGTTGACGGAGCCTTCCGACGCGCCCTTGGCGCGCGCGGTGCGGATATAGTCCTGCCGCAGCACCTCCAGCATCGAGGAGCGCGTGATGCGCATCGTCAGCGCCGCGCTGCGAAAGCCGACCGCCATCGCCGGTACGCAATAGATCGCGATTGCCTCGCTCCAGGTTTTCGGGTTCGGGTTGAAGATGGGCATGGTTCCGAACAGGGAGACGGAGGCCATCAGGATCAGCAGGCCGAGCCAGAAGGAGGGCAGCGACAGTCCGCTCAGGCTGACGACACGCAGGAAATAGTCGAGCCGCGTGCCCTGCCTCACCGCGCTGATGACGCCTAAGGGAATACCGATCGACGCGGAGAAGCACAGCGCCAGCCCCGCCAGCCGCGCCGTGATCGGAATCCGCGGCAGGATCTCGTCGAGCGCCGGCTTCTCGGAGACAAAGGAATAGCCGAGGTCGCCGTGCAGCAGGCCGCCGATCCAGTGCAGATATTGCATGACGATCGGTTGATCGAGCCCGAGTTCGCGCTCCAGATTGGCCTTGTCGGCGGGGTCGACATAGCCGGCGGCGGCAAACAGGATGTCGACGATGTTGCCGGGCACGATGCGCAACAGCACGAAGATGATGACCGAGATCCCGAACAGGGTCACCAGCATCAGGACGAGGCGCCGCACGATATAAGCAAACACCTGGCTGATCTCCGTTTAGCCGCTGGACCGCTTCGCGCCGGCTGTCACTTGTCCAGCCACACATCCTCGTAGCGATAGCCGTTGTAGGAGCTGTTGGTCATGACGGTGACGCCCTTGACGTAGGGCTGCCAGCACGTGCCGGTGTGGGCATGGAAGATGATCGGCCGGGCGACATCCTCCTGAAGCTTCTTGTCGATGTCCCAGACCAGCTTCCTGCGCTTGGCGATGTCGGTCTCCTGGGATTGCTCGTCGAACAGCTTCTCGATTTCCTTGTTGCAGTAATTGGTGTAGTTGCGCTCCGAGCCGCAGGAATAATTCTCGTAGAACGACTGGTCGGGATCATCGACCGAATTCCCTGTCAGGTTCAGGCCGAGCGCATAATCCTTGCGTGCGATCTTCGGGAACCAGTTGGCGGTCTCGACGACGTCGAGTTCGCCGTCGATATAGATGCTCTTGAGCTGGTCGATCAGGATCACCGCGGGATCGCGGTAGACCGGGATGTTGCGCGTCGACACCTTGACCGCGAGGTGCTTGTCGGGGCCATAGCCTGCTTTCTGCATCAGCTTGCGCGCCTCCTCGCGGTTGGCGTTCACGTCGGGACCGTAGCCTGGAATGGTCTCCAGCATGTCCTTCGGCATGCCCCAGAAGCCGGCCGGCGGCGGCAGCATGGTGCCGCCGACATCCGCCTCGCCCTCGAACAGGATCGAGATAAAGGCCTTGCGATCGAGCGTCAGCGCCAGCGCGCGACGGATATCGAGATTGTCGAACGGCGGCGCTGACGAGTTGACGATGATGTTGGTGCTGACATTGTTGGGTGCGACCACGCAGACCGCGTTCGGCGCCTGCGTCTTGATGTCCTTGAGCAGCGGGATCGAGACCTCGGTCGGAAACGTCATGTCGAATTTGCCGGCGACGAATGCCAGGATCGCGGTCGAGCGGTTCGGGATGATGGTGAACTCGATGCCGTCGAGATGCGGCAGGCCCTTCTTGAAATAATCAGGATTGCGGGTGAGCTTGATGGATTCGTTGGCCTTGAACTCGACGAACTCGAACGGGCCGGTGCCGATCGGATGGGTGCGCATTTCCGCTGGTGACACATGGCAGGGATAGACCGGCGTATAGCCGGAGGCGAGCATCGCCAGCAGCGCCGGCTGCGGCCGCTTCAAATTGAACGCGACCTCGAAATCGCCTGGCGTGGTGACGTCGTTGACGAATTCGTACCAGCTCTTGCGCGGGTTCTGGCGGAATTTCTGCGTCGACTTGCCCATCAGCATGTCGAAGGTGCATTTGACGTCGGCGGATGTGAACGGCTTGCCGTCATGCCATTTGACGCGCTGCCGCAATTTGAAGGTCAGCGTCTTGTTGTCGGCGCTCCAGGCCCAGCTCTCGGCCAGATCCGGAACGATCGAATCCATGCTGTTTTGCGCCACGTCCTGCTTGTAGACGACGAGGTTGTTGAACACCGGCATGAAAGGAACGTTGACCGAATAGGTCGCGCCCTCGTGGATCGAGGCGCTGCCGGGGCTGTCGCGGTGATAGATCCGGAAGATGCCGCCCTGCTTGGGTTCGGCCGCGAGCGCGATCGACGAGATCGCCAGCAAAGATAGCGCCACTGCTACGGCGAGCGGCTGCACGCTCCGCATGGTTCCCTCCCTCGAACTTTCGGCCTCATGCGGGCCAATTTATCGAACGATAGCATGGCGGGACGTTCGCGCAACACGCGAAGGCGGCGGCCCGCATTGGCAATTTGGCCTAATGCGGCGTCGTGCGGCAGAACAGCGCAGTTACGCCTCCCGCAATGCGTCACACTTCCAGCTTGTCGCCGCCTTTGAGATGGAGAATTTCGCGGGCCTCCTCGGATGTCGCCACCTCGAGTCCGAGACCCTCGATGATCTTGCGGGCGAGCGTCACCTGTTCGGCGTTCGAGGCCGCCATGCGGCCCGGCGCCGCCCATAGCGAATCTTCCAGCCCGACGCGGACATTGCCGCCCATGGCGGCCGCCATCGCCGCGATCGGCAGCTGGTTGCGGCCCGCGCCGAGCACCGACCAGACCATCTTGTCGCCGAACAGCCGGTCGGCGGTGCGCTTCATGTGCAGCACGTCCTCAGGGTGAGCCCCGGTACCGCCCTGCAGGCCGAACACCGTCTGCACGAACAGCGGCGGCTTCACCATGCCCTGTTCAAGGAAGTAGTTCAGATTATAGAGGTGCGCGGTGTCGTAGCATTCGAACTCGAAGCGCGTGCCGGTCTCCGACAGCGTCTTCAGCACGTATTCGATGTCCTGGAAGGTGTTGCGGAACACGATGTCCTTGTTCTGCAGATGCTTGAGCTCCCAGTCGTGCTCGAATTTCTTGAAGCGGTTGAGCATGCCGAAAAAAGCAAAATTCATCGAGCCCATGTTGAGCGAGGCGACTTCCGGCTTGTAGACTGCGGCGGGGCGGACGCGCTCGTCCACCGTCATGGTCGGCGCGCCGCCGGTGGTGAGGTTGATGACGCAGTTCGAACGCTGCTTGATGATTTTCAGGAACGGCGCGAAGGCCTCGGGGCTCTGGTCGGGCTGGCCGGTCTTGGGATTGCGGGCGTGCAGATGCACGATGGCGGCGCCGGCCTCTGCCGCGTCGACCGCGGCGTCGGCGATTTCCTGCGGCGTCACCGGCAGCGCCTTCGACATCGAGGGGGTGTGGATCGCACCGGTCACGGCACAGGTGATGATGACTTTGCGGCTCATGTTCTTGCTCTCATTCTTCTGGATCGTCATTTCATGATCTGTCGTTCTGGGCGGCCTTGTGCGCGGCCAACGCTGCCAGCCGCTCATTGCGCCGCTGCGTCAGGTCGGCGATCCGCTCCGGCGCCGGCTGATGCGGCCAGGCCGCGATCACCCGGTCGACATTCGGGCTTTGATAGACTTCGGGGCCGGCAGCGGATGCGGCTAGCTCCTTGTAGAATCCGGTATAGCGCGCGCAATAATCGGGGATGCCGCCGGGCGCGTTGAGCTCGATGGTCTCGAACGGACCGAGGAAAGACCAGCGCAAGCCAAGGCCGTCCTTCACCGTGTGATCGAGATCGTCCGCGGAGATAAAGCCTTCGCCGACCAGCCGAAACGCTTCGGCGAGCAGCGCGCCCTGCAGCCTGTTCAGGACAAAGCCGTTGATCTCGCGGCTGATGGTGACAGGCACTTGCCCGATCTCGCGATAGATGTTACGCGCCCGGTCGATCGCCTCGGGCGAGGTCCATGGCGCGCCGCAGAGTTCAACCAGCGGCACCAGATGCGGCGGATTGACGGGATGGCCGATCAGGCAGCGCGCCCGGCCCGGCAGCGTTTCCGTGAAGCGCGATGCCACGATGGCCGAGGTCGAGGACACCAGCAGCGCGCTCGGTGGCGTCAGCCGGTCGAGCTGGGCAAAGATCGCCCGCTTGTCCTCGACTTTTTCCGGTCCGTTCTCCTGGATGAACTCGACGTCGAGCACGGCCTCCTGCAGGCTTGCCGCGACCGAGACCCGCGTCATCGCGCCATCGGGATCGGCGGCGAGGCCATGGCGCGCCAGCGCGTGCAGTTCGTCGCGGATCAGCCGGGGTGCTGCCTTCAGAGTCGGGATATGCGGATCGGTCAGCCGCACGTTCCAACCGGCGCGGGCGAAGATCGCGGCCCAGGCGCGTCCGATCAGACCGGCGCCGACGATGGCGACGTTACGTTCACTGCTTGCCATTCTGTTCTCACAACTCCCTTACAGCCAGAGCACCTTGCGCCGCAGATCGAGATCGTCCTTCAACGCCCTGGAGGGTCCCTCGTGGATCACCCGGCCGCGTTCCAGCGCCACCGTGGTATCGGACAACGCCAGCGCCAAATCGAGATTGTGATCGACGATGATGATGGCGATTTCCTTGCGCAGGCGGTCGAAGGTCTCGAATAATTGCTCCACCACGGTCGGCGCAAGCCCTTCGAAGGGCTCGTCGAGCAGCAGGAGGCGCACGTCGCCCGACAGCGCGCGGGCGACCGCAACCATCTGCTGCTCGCCGCCGGAGAGATAATCCGCGGGACTGTCAAGCCGTTCGGCAATGCGCGGGAAATATTCGTAGATCCGCTCCCTTGTCCAGTGCACGCCGTTGCCGGTCTGGCGCTTCAGGCCGCCGAGCTCGAGATTCTGCTCCACGCTCATGCCGGCGAATAGGCCGCGGCCCTGCGGCACATAGCCGATGCCGAGCCGCGCGGATTCCGCCGAGGAGAGCCCGATCAGCTCATGGTCGGAGAGCTTGATCGATCCGTTCGAGGCCGGCGCGATCCCGATCAGCGTTTTCAACAGCGTCGACTTGCCGGCGCCGTTGCGGCCCAGCAGCGCGATGATTTCGTTTTCATGCAGCGTGAAGCTGACGTCGTTCAGGATATGGCTCTTGCCGTAAAACGTGTCGATGTGGCTTGCCGTCAACAGGGAGCTGATTCGGGCGGCGGTCTCGCGCGGCCGCGCGGCGACTTCGGTGGCACCGGAGCCGATATAGACTTCCTGCACCCTGGCGCTGCTGCGGGCGTCCTCGACCGAGCCGTCGAGCAGCACCCGGCCTTCGTTCATCACCGTGACCTGGTCGGCGAGCTGAAACACCCGGTCGATGTCGTGTTCGACCAGCAGCACCGGCAAATCGGACGAGATGCGCTTGATGATGGCGCCGATGCGCTCGCGTTCGGCGGCCGCGAGGCCGGCGAGTGGCTCGTCCAGCAGCAATACGCGCGGCGCGGTGGCGAGCGCCACCCCCATGTCGAGCAGGCGCTGGCCGCCATAGGACAGCATGCCGGCTTCGGCCCCCTCGATGCCGGCGAGACCGAGATAGCGGATCACGGCGTCGGTCTCGGCGTTGATCGCCTCGATCGACAAGGCCTTGGTCAGCGGATCGAAGCGGCGGGGATGCCGCGCCTGCACGGCGAGGCGGATGTTTTCCCCGACGCTGAGCGCTGGAAACAGATTGGTGATCTGGAACGAGCGGCCGATGCCGGCGGTGGCGATCTCCTCCGGCGTACGACCGGCGGTCGGCCTGCCCAGCAGCGACACCGTGCCCTCGTCCGGCGCATACATGCCGGA
This genomic window contains:
- a CDS encoding ABC transporter ATP-binding protein encodes the protein MSEPAMEATVLDVKNLQTVFFTNSGLFKAVDDVSFHVRRGETLAIVGESGCGKSVTALSILRLVPDPPGRIVGGSIMLEGTDLLALDENAMREVRGNRISMIFQEPMTSLNPVMRIGDQITEAVRLHQEMTKKEAWEQAVRMLRLVRIPEPERRASEYPHQLSGGMRQRAMIAMALACRPALLIADEPTTALDVTIQAQILALVLDLQKQLGMGLILITHDLGVVAQTAQRVIVMYAGRKVEEADVETLFANPRHPYTRGLMASIPTVPLPGANTDVRLTEIPGMVPSLTNLPKGCAFAPRCGMALPRCHEEYPPLQDYGADHLAACWRAGELAGPL
- a CDS encoding ABC transporter permease; this translates as MAAINYDNELRRAGANATQGWRRLVFLAQRHMLGTIGLFFMLLFVWAAGFADLICRYDPLSVDSAHALAHPDWRHWMGTDSFGRDVWSRIIHGARISLAVGIGSTALGSLFGVTIGLASGYLSGWVDLVFQRVTDILQALPLLVLALIMTAALGPTLPNVIIAIAIPLIPTVARVIRANTLALRELPFVEAAKSIGMSETRIALRHVLPNTLAPLIVLATAQLGSTILTEASLSFLGLGIPEPYPSWGRMLSESAAEYVRTAPWLVIFPGIAISLAVFGTNLFGDALRDILDPRQRG
- a CDS encoding ABC transporter permease, producing MFAYIVRRLVLMLVTLFGISVIIFVLLRIVPGNIVDILFAAAGYVDPADKANLERELGLDQPIVMQYLHWIGGLLHGDLGYSFVSEKPALDEILPRIPITARLAGLALCFSASIGIPLGVISAVRQGTRLDYFLRVVSLSGLSLPSFWLGLLILMASVSLFGTMPIFNPNPKTWSEAIAIYCVPAMAVGFRSAALTMRITRSSMLEVLRQDYIRTARAKGASEGSVNYRHALKNAILPVITVIGIEAAFLIGGLIVTETVFNIPGVARFLVEAIRWRDYPIVQNLVMLIAVVVVLANFTVDMLYALVDPRIRYTD
- a CDS encoding ABC transporter substrate-binding protein; the protein is MRSVQPLAVAVALSLLAISSIALAAEPKQGGIFRIYHRDSPGSASIHEGATYSVNVPFMPVFNNLVVYKQDVAQNSMDSIVPDLAESWAWSADNKTLTFKLRQRVKWHDGKPFTSADVKCTFDMLMGKSTQKFRQNPRKSWYEFVNDVTTPGDFEVAFNLKRPQPALLAMLASGYTPVYPCHVSPAEMRTHPIGTGPFEFVEFKANESIKLTRNPDYFKKGLPHLDGIEFTIIPNRSTAILAFVAGKFDMTFPTEVSIPLLKDIKTQAPNAVCVVAPNNVSTNIIVNSSAPPFDNLDIRRALALTLDRKAFISILFEGEADVGGTMLPPPAGFWGMPKDMLETIPGYGPDVNANREEARKLMQKAGYGPDKHLAVKVSTRNIPVYRDPAVILIDQLKSIYIDGELDVVETANWFPKIARKDYALGLNLTGNSVDDPDQSFYENYSCGSERNYTNYCNKEIEKLFDEQSQETDIAKRRKLVWDIDKKLQEDVARPIIFHAHTGTCWQPYVKGVTVMTNSSYNGYRYEDVWLDK
- a CDS encoding 3-keto-5-aminohexanoate cleavage protein, producing the protein MSRKVIITCAVTGAIHTPSMSKALPVTPQEIADAAVDAAEAGAAIVHLHARNPKTGQPDQSPEAFAPFLKIIKQRSNCVINLTTGGAPTMTVDERVRPAAVYKPEVASLNMGSMNFAFFGMLNRFKKFEHDWELKHLQNKDIVFRNTFQDIEYVLKTLSETGTRFEFECYDTAHLYNLNYFLEQGMVKPPLFVQTVFGLQGGTGAHPEDVLHMKRTADRLFGDKMVWSVLGAGRNQLPIAAMAAAMGGNVRVGLEDSLWAAPGRMAASNAEQVTLARKIIEGLGLEVATSEEAREILHLKGGDKLEV
- a CDS encoding 3-hydroxyacyl-CoA dehydrogenase; translation: MASSERNVAIVGAGLIGRAWAAIFARAGWNVRLTDPHIPTLKAAPRLIRDELHALARHGLAADPDGAMTRVSVAASLQEAVLDVEFIQENGPEKVEDKRAIFAQLDRLTPPSALLVSSTSAIVASRFTETLPGRARCLIGHPVNPPHLVPLVELCGAPWTSPEAIDRARNIYREIGQVPVTISREINGFVLNRLQGALLAEAFRLVGEGFISADDLDHTVKDGLGLRWSFLGPFETIELNAPGGIPDYCARYTGFYKELAASAAGPEVYQSPNVDRVIAAWPHQPAPERIADLTQRRNERLAALAAHKAAQNDRS
- a CDS encoding branched-chain amino acid ABC transporter ATP-binding protein/permease, which gives rise to MLKRLPIPLLLAAFGLLLLPPVLLALGLTMTSATEVVVYATACMALNILVGHTGLVSFGHGAWFGLAAYAAALIQRNLMQDSFFGPTISGVLIVMVVATAFGFLILRRRGVYFSLLTLALAAMLYAVSFRWTEVTGGENGLGGITRPMLLGFNLESSTDYYWLVALIAFAVLILLWRFHNSTVGSVLVAIRENEQRARFLGYPTNRYKLLAFLLSAGITGLAGILLLYQNRMTSADPISVSFSGDLLAMVVIGGMRSFLGPALGALFFILFREFLGIYTENWLFWFGLVFVAFIVFSPTGLVGVGERLLAPFRKKTIEDAAMSARRIEVLPLPEFLRPKAHIDGAVLAAHHIFKSFGGIRAVQGVDIAVADRTLHALIGPNGAGKTTAFNLLSGMYAPDEGTVSLLGRPTAGRTPEEIATAGIGRSFQITNLFPALSVGENIRLAVQARHPRRFDPLTKALSIEAINAETDAVIRYLGLAGIEGAEAGMLSYGGQRLLDMGVALATAPRVLLLDEPLAGLAAAERERIGAIIKRISSDLPVLLVEHDIDRVFQLADQVTVMNEGRVLLDGSVEDARSSARVQEVYIGSGATEVAARPRETAARISSLLTASHIDTFYGKSHILNDVSFTLHENEIIALLGRNGAGKSTLLKTLIGIAPASNGSIKLSDHELIGLSSAESARLGIGYVPQGRGLFAGMSVEQNLELGGLKRQTGNGVHWTRERIYEYFPRIAERLDSPADYLSGGEQQMVAVARALSGDVRLLLLDEPFEGLAPTVVEQLFETFDRLRKEIAIIIVDHNLDLALALSDTTVALERGRVIHEGPSRALKDDLDLRRKVLWL